In Hyalangium gracile, the following are encoded in one genomic region:
- a CDS encoding inorganic pyrophosphatase has product MKKPPQHAFQAHPWHGVSPGADAPERITAYIEIVPTDAVKYELDKETGILRLDRPQQFSSQCPTPYGFIPQTYCGSNVAKRAAERTGYKDIKGDGDPMDVCVLTEKAITSGNLLVHAVPIGGFRMIDGNEADDKIIAVLESDLAYGEIQHMAQAPRAMLDRLKHYFLTYKQIPGEGKRKVEIAEVYDRPEALEVIRRSLKDYQRLYGTGKSGTLLANRRKR; this is encoded by the coding sequence ATGAAGAAGCCCCCGCAGCACGCATTCCAGGCCCACCCGTGGCACGGCGTGAGCCCCGGCGCCGACGCGCCCGAGCGGATCACCGCGTACATCGAGATCGTCCCCACGGACGCGGTGAAGTACGAGCTGGACAAGGAGACGGGCATCCTGCGGCTGGACCGGCCCCAGCAGTTCTCCAGCCAGTGCCCCACGCCCTACGGCTTCATCCCGCAGACGTACTGTGGCTCGAACGTGGCGAAGCGCGCCGCCGAGCGCACCGGCTACAAGGACATCAAGGGGGATGGAGACCCGATGGATGTCTGCGTGCTGACGGAGAAGGCCATCACCAGCGGCAACCTGCTGGTGCACGCGGTGCCCATCGGCGGCTTCCGGATGATCGACGGCAACGAGGCCGACGACAAGATCATCGCGGTGCTGGAGTCGGACCTGGCCTACGGAGAGATCCAGCACATGGCCCAGGCGCCCCGGGCGATGCTGGATCGGCTCAAGCACTACTTCCTCACGTACAAGCAGATTCCGGGCGAGGGGAAGCGCAAGGTGGAGATCGCCGAGGTGTATGACAGGCCCGAGGCGCTGGAGGTCATCCGGCGCAGCCTGAAGGACTACCAGCGCCTCTATGGAACGGGGAAGTCGGGCACCTTGCTCGCGAATCGCCGCAAGCGCTGA
- a CDS encoding ATPase domain-containing protein has protein sequence MTENRPTQTERVPTGVPGLDTILRGGFVQGGVYMLLGMPGAGKTILGNQVCFHHVRAGGRALYVTLLAESHTRMIGNLRPMSFFEPALIPDALAYLSAYSVLEEGGLDALINLIRREVKAHEATLLILDGLVAAEEVAPTERAFKKFIHALQVMTGMVGCTTLLLTTGGGKGLKAEHTMVDGLLILRERTFGVRAVRELTIRKFRGSGHLRGQHTFDITDRGIVVHPRLESLVEESFQDQPAKGRTAFGIPGLDDMLHGGVFRGSSTMLFGTPGSGKTLLGLHFLVEGARQGERSHYFAFYDSPQRTRELTAGVGLQVDSLLDKGLLELSYRPATENRLDAIGSELISLIRERGVRRLFIDGFDALSKAVVHRPRISRFMAALVNECRARGVTMVFSVETASLFGLELKFPVRGISMICENILFLRCAEVGPGLSRFLAVLKLRTSSHDPFLREFRITPEGLSVGEPIEDAQLLMTGLSLASSTHRKSHKFRLKRRGT, from the coding sequence ATGACCGAGAACAGACCCACACAGACCGAGCGTGTCCCGACTGGCGTCCCGGGCCTCGACACCATCCTCCGAGGAGGCTTCGTCCAGGGCGGCGTCTACATGCTGCTGGGCATGCCCGGCGCCGGGAAGACCATCCTCGGCAACCAGGTGTGCTTCCACCACGTCCGCGCGGGAGGCCGAGCCCTCTACGTCACCCTGCTCGCCGAGTCCCACACGCGCATGATCGGCAACCTGCGCCCGATGAGCTTCTTCGAGCCCGCCCTCATCCCGGACGCCCTGGCCTACCTGAGCGCCTACTCCGTGCTCGAGGAGGGAGGGCTGGACGCCCTCATCAACCTCATCCGCCGCGAGGTGAAGGCGCACGAGGCCACCCTGCTGATCCTCGACGGCCTGGTCGCGGCCGAAGAGGTCGCCCCGACGGAGCGGGCCTTCAAGAAGTTCATCCACGCCCTCCAGGTGATGACGGGCATGGTGGGCTGCACCACCCTCCTGCTCACCACCGGTGGCGGCAAGGGCCTCAAGGCCGAGCACACCATGGTGGACGGCCTGCTCATCCTCCGCGAGCGCACCTTCGGCGTGCGCGCCGTGCGCGAGCTGACCATCCGCAAGTTCCGCGGCAGCGGACACCTCCGAGGCCAGCACACCTTCGACATCACCGACCGCGGCATCGTCGTCCACCCCCGGCTCGAGAGCCTGGTGGAAGAGAGCTTCCAGGACCAGCCCGCGAAAGGCCGGACGGCCTTTGGCATCCCGGGCCTGGACGACATGCTCCACGGAGGCGTCTTCCGAGGCTCCTCCACCATGCTCTTCGGTACGCCCGGCAGCGGGAAGACCCTGCTGGGGCTGCACTTCCTCGTGGAGGGCGCACGCCAGGGAGAGCGCTCCCACTACTTCGCCTTCTACGACAGCCCCCAGCGCACGCGCGAGCTGACCGCCGGAGTGGGCCTCCAGGTGGACTCCCTCCTCGACAAGGGGCTGCTCGAGCTGAGCTACCGCCCCGCGACGGAGAACCGGCTCGACGCAATCGGGAGCGAGCTCATCTCCCTCATCCGCGAGCGCGGCGTCCGCAGGCTCTTCATCGACGGCTTCGACGCCCTGAGCAAGGCGGTCGTCCATCGCCCGCGCATCTCGCGCTTCATGGCCGCGCTCGTCAACGAGTGCCGCGCCCGCGGAGTGACGATGGTGTTCAGCGTCGAGACGGCGTCGCTCTTCGGGCTCGAGCTGAAGTTCCCCGTCCGGGGAATCTCGATGATCTGCGAGAACATCCTCTTCCTGCGCTGCGCGGAGGTGGGCCCGGGGCTGAGCCGCTTCCTCGCCGTCCTCAAGCTGCGCACCAGCAGCCATGATCCCTTCCTGCGCGAGTTCCGCATCACCCCCGAGGGCCTCTCCGTCGGCGAGCCCATCGAGGACGCGCAGCTGTTGATGACGGGCCTGTCGCTGGCCTCCTCCACCCACCGCAAGTCCCACAAGTTCCGGCTCAAGCGCCGAGGCACGTAG
- a CDS encoding chromosome segregation protein SMC, protein MHPRLPFLLAVAFCISACPKAPPPAPPPVPTETQRLTTEVKDLAAQAQALLETQNRLVWELWTEGKPVNIAATYQGKEALFSVENIRKIDRLRQLTEDPREVRAYTALQSHFAGEYLARELAEYNDAIANLEASLTFPVDGREVRYRDLERLLANEKSAVKRRALYAAAVPAIERLSQSLRRREERTEVLVKELGYASYEAFGAELRQADLSRLSVLAEEILKATQEPYRTVMERLSQRELALPFASITRADIPRLFRSREVEDAFPKEGSMLRVHGTLQGMGIDLTEMPNIYLDARELPRKNPRPLTLPIEVPGDVRLSEKPAGGVLHQARLLHEVGHALHYGFTREQRFELARLGNPTVGEVYAALFEDLLEDPVWLEEHAGVSGDQRAQYLAASSAHKLFLIRRAAGRLLYQLGLHRQEGVEAKELYKAIMERTDAMPLKPEDEARYQVDQEDFFQSADNFRAWFLAGQLQGQLKARFGPAWWRSAEAGTFLKGLWASGNALSAREVAQAIGEQGIEPDVLLLRLGTTLQVPITLDTKTSDAPPAPAPAPAPAPTTAPPEPSSAPDAGK, encoded by the coding sequence ATGCACCCAAGGCTTCCCTTCCTGCTGGCTGTTGCCTTCTGTATCAGCGCCTGTCCCAAGGCGCCCCCACCCGCTCCGCCCCCCGTGCCCACGGAGACGCAGCGCCTCACCACCGAGGTGAAGGACCTGGCTGCCCAGGCCCAGGCGCTGCTCGAGACCCAGAACCGCCTGGTGTGGGAGCTCTGGACGGAGGGCAAGCCGGTGAACATCGCCGCCACCTACCAGGGCAAGGAGGCGCTCTTCTCGGTGGAGAACATCCGGAAGATCGACCGGCTGCGGCAGCTCACCGAGGATCCGCGCGAGGTGCGGGCGTACACGGCCCTGCAGTCGCACTTCGCGGGGGAGTACCTGGCGCGCGAGCTGGCCGAGTACAACGACGCCATCGCGAACCTGGAGGCCTCGCTCACCTTCCCGGTGGACGGCCGGGAGGTGCGCTACCGGGACCTGGAGCGCCTGCTGGCCAACGAGAAGAGCGCGGTGAAGCGGCGCGCGCTCTACGCCGCGGCGGTGCCGGCCATCGAGCGGCTGAGCCAGTCGCTGCGGCGGCGCGAGGAGCGCACCGAGGTGCTGGTGAAGGAGCTGGGCTACGCCTCGTACGAGGCCTTCGGGGCGGAGCTGCGCCAGGCGGACCTGAGCCGGCTGAGCGTGCTGGCGGAGGAGATCCTCAAGGCCACCCAGGAGCCGTACCGCACGGTGATGGAGCGGCTCTCGCAGCGCGAGCTGGCCCTGCCCTTCGCGAGCATCACCCGCGCGGACATTCCCCGGCTGTTCCGCTCGCGCGAGGTGGAGGACGCCTTCCCGAAGGAGGGCTCGATGCTGCGCGTGCACGGCACGCTGCAGGGGATGGGCATCGACCTGACGGAGATGCCCAACATCTACCTGGACGCGAGGGAGTTGCCGCGCAAGAACCCGCGCCCGCTGACGCTGCCCATCGAGGTGCCGGGAGACGTGCGGCTGTCGGAGAAGCCCGCCGGCGGCGTGCTGCACCAGGCGCGCCTGCTGCATGAGGTGGGCCATGCGCTGCACTACGGCTTCACGCGAGAGCAGCGCTTCGAGCTGGCGAGGCTGGGCAACCCCACGGTGGGCGAGGTGTACGCGGCGCTCTTCGAGGATCTGCTGGAGGATCCGGTGTGGCTGGAGGAGCACGCGGGGGTGAGCGGAGACCAGCGGGCGCAGTACCTGGCGGCCTCGAGCGCGCACAAGCTGTTCCTCATCCGGCGGGCCGCCGGGCGACTGCTGTACCAGCTGGGGCTGCACCGCCAGGAGGGCGTGGAGGCGAAGGAGCTCTACAAGGCCATCATGGAGCGCACGGACGCCATGCCGCTGAAGCCGGAGGACGAGGCGCGCTACCAAGTGGACCAGGAGGACTTCTTCCAGTCGGCGGACAACTTCCGGGCGTGGTTCCTGGCGGGGCAGCTCCAGGGCCAGCTCAAGGCCCGCTTCGGCCCGGCGTGGTGGCGCAGCGCCGAGGCCGGCACTTTCCTCAAGGGTCTCTGGGCGAGCGGCAACGCCCTGTCCGCGAGGGAGGTGGCGCAGGCGATTGGCGAGCAGGGTATCGAGCCGGACGTGCTCCTGCTGCGCCTGGGCACGACGCTCCAGGTCCCCATCACCCTGGACACGAAGACGAGCGACGCCCCCCCAGCGCCCGCGCCGGCGCCCGCCCCCGCACCGACCACGGCTCCACCGGAGCCAAGCAGCGCTCCGGACGCTGGAAAATAG
- a CDS encoding lysophospholipid acyltransferase family protein: MIPAFLKTVFSDVVAAGLTGVTSPLTSILSIRDPRDADGLLYYWGRSMMAAAGATHTARGLEHLPEGNVVFVCNHQSNYDVILFFAHVRKHTRWVAKRELFKIPVFGQTMRLAGNIPVDRDGSDSDKSRLSEAVTAVRERVSVMFFPEGTRNSDGKLKPFKKGAAVFAIQAGVPIVPMAVSGTRLILPKGSLGIRWGHRAALVIGEPISTQGLTVDDREALTHRLEETVAKLYAEACELSGDRP, encoded by the coding sequence GTGATTCCAGCCTTCCTCAAGACGGTGTTCTCGGATGTCGTCGCGGCGGGGCTCACGGGAGTCACCTCGCCGCTGACGTCCATCCTCTCCATCCGCGATCCACGGGATGCGGACGGCCTGCTGTACTACTGGGGCCGCTCGATGATGGCCGCCGCCGGAGCCACCCACACCGCGCGCGGCCTGGAGCACCTGCCCGAGGGCAACGTCGTCTTCGTGTGCAACCACCAGTCGAACTACGACGTGATCCTCTTCTTCGCCCACGTGCGGAAGCACACGCGGTGGGTGGCCAAGCGCGAGCTGTTCAAGATCCCCGTCTTCGGCCAGACGATGCGCCTGGCCGGCAACATCCCCGTGGACCGCGACGGGAGCGACTCGGACAAGAGCCGGCTCTCGGAGGCGGTGACGGCGGTGCGCGAGCGGGTGAGCGTCATGTTCTTCCCCGAGGGCACTCGCAACTCGGACGGGAAGCTGAAGCCCTTCAAGAAGGGCGCCGCGGTGTTCGCCATCCAGGCGGGGGTGCCCATCGTGCCCATGGCGGTGTCCGGCACGCGCCTCATCCTGCCCAAGGGCAGCCTGGGCATCCGGTGGGGACACCGCGCGGCCCTGGTCATCGGCGAGCCCATCTCCACGCAGGGGCTCACCGTGGATGACCGCGAGGCGCTCACGCATCGATTGGAAGAGACCGTTGCGAAGCTCTACGCCGAGGCGTGCGAGCTCTCAGGAGACAGACCATGA
- the epmA gene encoding EF-P lysine aminoacylase EpmA — MPNPVRWRAAAGRQALHAALRRFFASQGYLEVETPLLVPVPGMEPHINAFEAPFIPETDVGKPRSLYLHSSPEYAMKRLLADGAGPIFQICKVFRNGEVSLTHNPEFTMLEFYRPHADYHAIMRDLEEALAEAGRSATQGEPGADPAFFTRVPYERVTVRDAVLRATGVDLRACPDGLSLKRAAEAVGVRTWDATSFDDVFFHLFLQKVERGLGMERPTFLIEYPASMASLSRLKPGDPTVAERVELYAKGLELANGFSELTDAAEQRARLVEEQQLRRSLNRPVYPLDERFLEAVGRMPPSSGIAVGLDRILMLLMGVSSITDVLLFPAHEFV; from the coding sequence ATGCCCAATCCAGTCCGTTGGAGAGCCGCCGCCGGCCGACAGGCGCTCCATGCCGCCCTCCGGCGCTTCTTCGCCAGCCAGGGGTACCTCGAGGTGGAGACCCCGCTGCTCGTGCCCGTCCCGGGCATGGAGCCCCACATCAACGCCTTCGAGGCTCCCTTCATCCCCGAGACGGACGTGGGCAAGCCCCGCTCGCTCTACCTGCACTCCAGCCCCGAGTACGCCATGAAGCGGCTGCTCGCCGACGGGGCAGGGCCCATCTTCCAGATCTGCAAGGTGTTCCGGAACGGGGAGGTGTCCCTCACGCACAACCCCGAGTTCACCATGCTGGAGTTCTACCGGCCCCACGCCGACTACCACGCCATCATGCGCGACCTGGAGGAGGCGCTGGCCGAGGCGGGGCGCTCGGCGACGCAGGGTGAGCCCGGGGCGGACCCGGCCTTCTTCACCCGCGTGCCCTACGAGCGCGTCACCGTGCGGGACGCGGTGCTGCGCGCCACGGGGGTGGACCTGCGCGCCTGCCCGGACGGCCTGTCCCTCAAGCGCGCCGCCGAGGCGGTGGGGGTCCGCACCTGGGACGCGACGAGCTTCGATGATGTCTTCTTCCACCTCTTCCTGCAGAAGGTGGAGCGAGGGCTGGGGATGGAGCGGCCCACCTTCCTCATCGAGTACCCGGCCTCCATGGCCTCGCTGTCGCGGCTGAAGCCGGGAGACCCGACGGTGGCCGAGCGCGTGGAGCTGTACGCCAAGGGCCTGGAGCTGGCCAACGGCTTCTCCGAGCTGACGGACGCGGCGGAGCAGCGCGCCCGGCTCGTGGAGGAGCAGCAGCTGCGCAGGTCGCTCAACCGCCCCGTGTACCCGCTGGACGAGCGCTTCCTGGAGGCCGTGGGGCGCATGCCGCCCTCCTCGGGCATCGCCGTGGGGCTCGATCGTATCCTCATGCTGCTGATGGGAGTCTCCAGCATCACGGACGTCCTCCTCTTTCCCGCCCACGAGTTCGTGTGA
- a CDS encoding RCC1 domain-containing protein produces MPPLKIAAPLVLLLASACISLPEVEPSAPPTILESTQSATQVLAEAEVAFHVTAQDAEASPLRFEWTASIGTLGTPTSTNTSSDVTWTAPRCVPAGGPVTVTVTVKNDTELSASRSFSISANRCPTPALAAGTRHSVALRGDGTVWAWGSVQSVFDPSTDRLIPVQLAGLHSVTALAAGGFHSLAVRADGTLWAWGDNGKGQLGDGTTTHQLVPVQVPGLNGITAAAAGSEHSLALSSDGTIWAWGFNDKGQLGDGTTTSSPTPIRVPGLSGVTAVAAGTDYSLALRSDGTAWAWGVNSDGQLGDGTTSDHPAPRQIAELTNIMAISAGTFHALALRSDGTVWAWGSNMWGQLGDGTTSRRLTAVQVPGMTNITAIAAGAAHSMALRSDGSVWAWGFNGSGQVADGTLVDRLSPKQVAGVAGITAIAAGGVHSLALGSDGTAHAWGSNGSGQVGDGVSPRHLVPAQIPGLTGVSAISAGYSFSMALRDDGTVWSWGSNFDGVLGDGSTTEKLTPVQVSGLSGVTSIAAATHHSLALRSDGTVWAWGDNFFGQLGDGTAINRSVPVQVSGLTNVTAIAAGGNGSLALRNDGTVWAWGGISYRSLPTLVPLQVSGLSSIASISVGNGFALALGNDGSVWSWGHTSAEGQLGSGTTDARSSPARVSGPGTIKAIAAGGLHALALQSDGSVWAWGANGGGQLGDGKTESRLSPWHSTALSSITAIAAGDVHSLAVRSDGTVRGWGFNGNGQVGDGAMANRLYPAEVVGLTSITSVKAGARHSLALRSDGTVWSWGEADYGQLGDGTSWRRPVPVTVLLP; encoded by the coding sequence ATGCCCCCACTCAAGATTGCTGCTCCCTTGGTTTTGCTCCTTGCCTCTGCCTGCATTTCGCTTCCGGAGGTCGAACCGAGTGCGCCTCCGACGATCCTCGAGAGCACACAGTCGGCGACCCAGGTGCTGGCTGAGGCAGAGGTGGCCTTCCACGTCACGGCGCAGGACGCCGAGGCAAGCCCGCTGCGCTTCGAGTGGACGGCCAGCATCGGGACGCTCGGGACTCCGACGAGCACCAACACCTCGAGCGATGTGACGTGGACGGCGCCACGGTGCGTGCCCGCGGGAGGGCCGGTGACCGTCACCGTGACGGTCAAGAACGACACCGAGCTCTCGGCGTCCAGGTCGTTCAGCATTTCAGCCAACCGCTGCCCGACTCCCGCTCTCGCCGCTGGGACCCGCCACTCGGTGGCTCTCCGCGGCGACGGTACGGTCTGGGCCTGGGGCAGTGTTCAGTCCGTCTTTGATCCCAGCACAGACCGTCTCATCCCAGTCCAGCTCGCAGGGCTGCATAGTGTCACGGCTCTTGCGGCGGGTGGCTTCCACTCCCTGGCCGTGCGTGCGGATGGGACGCTCTGGGCCTGGGGGGATAATGGAAAGGGCCAGCTGGGGGACGGGACGACCACCCATCAACTGGTCCCGGTTCAGGTTCCCGGGCTGAACGGAATCACCGCCGCTGCGGCCGGCTCTGAGCACTCATTGGCGCTGAGCAGTGATGGGACCATCTGGGCCTGGGGCTTCAACGACAAGGGCCAGCTTGGGGATGGGACGACCACGAGCTCTCCCACTCCCATTCGAGTGCCTGGCTTGTCGGGGGTCACGGCCGTCGCCGCGGGGACCGACTATTCGCTCGCTCTTCGTAGCGACGGTACGGCCTGGGCCTGGGGCGTCAATAGTGATGGTCAGCTTGGAGATGGCACCACCAGCGATCATCCCGCTCCAAGGCAGATTGCGGAGTTGACCAACATCATGGCCATCAGTGCAGGTACCTTCCACGCACTGGCGCTGCGGAGCGACGGCACCGTCTGGGCTTGGGGCTCCAATATGTGGGGGCAGCTTGGCGATGGCACGACGAGCCGTCGGCTCACTGCCGTGCAGGTACCTGGGATGACCAATATCACTGCGATTGCCGCGGGGGCCGCCCATTCCATGGCGCTGCGGAGCGACGGCTCCGTCTGGGCGTGGGGCTTCAATGGTTCCGGGCAGGTCGCAGATGGAACGCTCGTTGACAGGCTCAGCCCCAAGCAGGTGGCTGGAGTTGCCGGGATCACCGCCATTGCGGCAGGTGGGGTTCACTCATTGGCCCTCGGCAGTGATGGAACCGCGCATGCCTGGGGCAGCAACGGCAGCGGGCAGGTCGGAGATGGAGTGTCTCCCAGACATCTGGTGCCCGCGCAGATCCCGGGGCTGACGGGAGTGAGCGCAATCAGTGCTGGGTACTCGTTCTCCATGGCCCTGAGAGATGACGGTACCGTCTGGTCATGGGGATCCAATTTCGATGGCGTACTTGGTGATGGCTCGACCACAGAGAAGCTCACTCCTGTGCAAGTCTCAGGGCTCTCGGGCGTGACTTCGATAGCTGCAGCGACCCACCACTCATTGGCCTTGCGCAGCGATGGCACGGTCTGGGCATGGGGGGACAACTTCTTTGGCCAGCTGGGAGATGGAACGGCCATCAATCGATCAGTGCCTGTGCAGGTATCTGGCCTGACCAACGTCACAGCCATTGCTGCTGGGGGGAACGGCTCATTGGCGTTACGCAACGACGGCACTGTCTGGGCTTGGGGCGGCATTAGCTATCGTTCGCTGCCCACCCTTGTTCCGCTTCAGGTTTCGGGGCTGAGCAGCATCGCCTCCATATCCGTGGGGAACGGTTTCGCGCTAGCCCTTGGCAATGATGGGAGTGTCTGGTCCTGGGGCCATACCAGCGCCGAGGGCCAGCTCGGGAGTGGAACCACCGACGCCCGCTCTTCACCTGCAAGAGTGTCCGGCCCGGGGACAATCAAGGCAATCGCCGCAGGGGGCTTGCACGCGTTGGCCCTGCAGAGCGATGGCTCCGTCTGGGCCTGGGGCGCCAACGGAGGCGGTCAGCTGGGGGATGGAAAGACCGAGAGCCGGCTCTCTCCCTGGCATTCGACCGCGCTGTCCAGCATCACTGCCATTGCCGCGGGAGACGTGCATTCGCTGGCAGTGCGCAGCGATGGCACCGTCAGGGGTTGGGGATTCAATGGGAACGGTCAGGTGGGCGATGGGGCGATGGCCAATCGACTCTATCCGGCGGAGGTCGTAGGCCTGACCAGCATCACTTCTGTCAAGGCAGGCGCACGCCACTCACTGGCTCTGCGCAGCGATGGCACCGTCTGGTCCTGGGGAGAAGCTGACTACGGTCAGCTGGGGGATGGGACGTCGTGGCGGCGGCCGGTACCCGTCACGGTCTTGCTGCCTTGA
- a CDS encoding response regulator, producing MGPILIVDDEFGIVEALSDFLQDEGYRTVIALNGRQALEKMAAERPSLVLLDYMMPVMNGPAVLEAMKADSLLSAVPVVLMSASPPRSWKHLPATAFLPKPFGLAELVELIQRTLGPPSTR from the coding sequence ATGGGGCCCATCCTCATCGTCGATGACGAGTTCGGCATCGTCGAAGCCCTCTCGGACTTCCTACAGGACGAGGGCTACCGGACGGTCATTGCGCTCAATGGCCGGCAGGCTCTCGAGAAGATGGCGGCGGAGCGGCCGAGCCTGGTCCTCCTGGACTACATGATGCCGGTGATGAACGGCCCCGCCGTGCTGGAGGCCATGAAGGCCGATTCCCTCCTGAGCGCTGTGCCCGTGGTGCTCATGAGCGCCAGCCCTCCGAGATCCTGGAAGCACCTGCCGGCGACCGCGTTCCTGCCCAAGCCCTTCGGCCTCGCGGAGCTCGTCGAGCTCATCCAGCGCACCCTGGGCCCCCCCAGCACACGGTAG
- a CDS encoding alpha-amylase C-terminal beta-sheet domain-containing protein — MLTHLKKTWMALTGLLAFVLIAPLASAGPLDGNSSDVMLQGFHWYSYQTYPWWGVIQNNAATIKNAGFTMVWLPPPSDAGSNEGYLPRRLEVLDSKYGSATDLRNALAALNGQGVKPIADIVINHRVGTTNWADFTFPTWGSDSVCGNDEWVTTQPKGAADTGDGFNAGRDIDHTKTYVQNSIVGWMNNTLKGAGFAGWRYDYVKGYHGSYVGSYNSRTSPYFSVGELWTDLDINNPNPHRQLIMNWIDATGGRSAAFDFTTKGLLQHAVQNNDFGKLRDSAGAPAGAIGWWAARSVTFIDNHDTGPSYPSGGQNHWPFPGDKVLQGYAYILTHPGIPTVYWVHYFDWGTATRDAIKRLMDIRKAQGITSTSTVSIQVADGSKYAAIITGSTGKKVAVKIGYGAWAPSGTWTLATSGTNYAVWTQ, encoded by the coding sequence ATGCTGACTCACCTGAAGAAGACCTGGATGGCCCTGACCGGCCTTCTCGCGTTCGTCCTCATCGCCCCGCTGGCCAGCGCGGGCCCGCTCGACGGCAACAGCAGCGACGTCATGCTGCAGGGCTTCCACTGGTACTCGTACCAGACGTATCCGTGGTGGGGCGTCATCCAGAACAACGCGGCCACCATCAAGAACGCCGGCTTCACCATGGTGTGGCTGCCGCCCCCCAGCGACGCCGGCTCCAACGAGGGCTACCTGCCCCGCCGGCTCGAGGTGCTCGACAGCAAGTACGGCTCCGCCACGGACCTGCGCAACGCCCTGGCCGCGCTGAACGGCCAGGGCGTGAAGCCCATCGCCGACATCGTCATCAACCACCGCGTGGGCACCACCAACTGGGCGGACTTCACCTTTCCCACCTGGGGCTCGGACTCGGTCTGCGGCAATGACGAGTGGGTCACCACCCAGCCCAAGGGCGCCGCCGACACCGGCGACGGCTTCAACGCCGGGCGCGACATCGACCACACCAAGACGTACGTGCAGAACAGCATCGTCGGGTGGATGAACAACACGCTGAAGGGCGCCGGGTTCGCCGGCTGGCGGTACGACTACGTGAAGGGCTACCACGGCTCCTACGTGGGCTCGTACAACTCGCGCACCTCGCCGTACTTCTCCGTGGGCGAGCTGTGGACGGACCTGGACATCAACAACCCCAACCCGCACCGCCAGCTCATCATGAACTGGATCGACGCCACGGGTGGCCGGTCCGCCGCGTTCGACTTCACCACCAAGGGGCTGCTCCAGCACGCGGTGCAGAACAACGACTTCGGCAAGCTTCGGGACTCGGCGGGCGCGCCCGCGGGCGCCATCGGCTGGTGGGCGGCCAGGTCCGTCACCTTCATCGACAACCACGACACCGGCCCGAGCTACCCGAGCGGCGGCCAGAACCACTGGCCCTTCCCCGGCGACAAGGTCCTCCAGGGGTACGCCTACATCCTGACCCACCCCGGCATCCCCACCGTGTACTGGGTGCACTACTTCGACTGGGGCACCGCCACCCGCGACGCCATCAAGCGGCTCATGGACATCCGCAAGGCGCAGGGCATCACCAGCACCTCCACGGTGAGCATCCAGGTGGCGGACGGCTCCAAGTACGCCGCCATCATCACCGGCAGCACCGGCAAGAAGGTGGCCGTGAAGATCGGCTACGGCGCCTGGGCTCCCTCCGGCACCTGGACGCTGGCCACCTCCGGCACCAACTACGCCGTGTGGACGCAGTAG